From Polyangiaceae bacterium, a single genomic window includes:
- a CDS encoding TetR/AcrR family transcriptional regulator gives MGELRRTSLDRQVELTDAALHIIATKGIAALSTRSLAAQVGLSSGAIFRHFASLEALLDAVVTRVEAVLESTYPPSTLPPVERLERFVEARSTAVGNQLGILRLVLSEQFLLALPQSGSARLAACVQKTRAFVLECVRQGQDAGELRSDLPAETLAPIVMGTVQMLALSPSKARQRDAEARAVLGSLLALLRPPAVAPTSSRKSSP, from the coding sequence ATGGGCGAGCTTCGGCGCACATCCTTGGATCGACAGGTCGAGCTGACCGACGCCGCGCTGCACATCATCGCGACCAAGGGCATCGCGGCCTTGAGCACCCGCAGCCTCGCGGCGCAGGTCGGGCTCTCGAGCGGCGCGATCTTCAGGCACTTCGCATCCCTCGAAGCGCTGCTCGACGCGGTCGTGACGCGCGTTGAAGCTGTTCTCGAGTCCACCTACCCGCCATCGACGCTTCCGCCCGTTGAGCGCCTCGAACGCTTCGTCGAGGCTCGAAGCACCGCGGTGGGCAATCAGCTCGGTATTCTGCGGCTCGTTCTCTCGGAGCAGTTCCTGCTCGCGCTCCCTCAGAGCGGCTCGGCCCGCCTTGCGGCCTGCGTGCAGAAGACGCGCGCGTTCGTGCTCGAGTGCGTGCGCCAGGGCCAGGACGCAGGCGAGCTGCGCTCAGATCTCCCCGCCGAGACGCTCGCGCCGATCGTCATGGGCACGGTGCAGATGCTCGCGCTCTCTCCCTCGAAGGCTCGGCAGCGAGATGCCGAAGCGCGCGCAGTTCTGGGCAGCCTGCTCGCGCTCCTCCGTCCGCCCGCTGTCGCTCCCACGTCGAGCAGAAAGAGTTCCCCATGA
- the rdgC gene encoding recombination-associated protein RdgC yields MKNIKLRKFEPLTAEDEESERSGWCVIDRVFDLEFDHEKVFYNSYLNIGMRVDRWRVPPALLKAQLQEAEEELKAKKGLNKLGRAQKADLKQRITIRLRKRTLPVMRAYDVSWNLDTGVVLFWSNSRRLHDELAALFEKTFGLSIVPESPFMAAVECGLTDEQLHVLRGVEETIFFTQNAKRIGE; encoded by the coding sequence ATGAAGAACATCAAGCTGCGCAAGTTCGAGCCGCTGACTGCGGAAGACGAAGAGAGCGAGCGCAGCGGTTGGTGCGTGATCGATCGCGTCTTCGACCTCGAGTTCGACCACGAAAAGGTGTTCTACAATTCGTACCTGAACATTGGCATGCGCGTGGACCGCTGGCGCGTGCCGCCGGCGCTACTCAAGGCGCAGCTTCAAGAAGCCGAAGAGGAGCTCAAGGCCAAGAAGGGCTTGAACAAGCTGGGGCGCGCACAAAAGGCGGACCTGAAGCAGCGCATCACCATTCGCCTGCGGAAACGCACCCTGCCGGTGATGCGCGCTTACGACGTGAGCTGGAATCTCGACACCGGAGTGGTGCTCTTCTGGAGCAACTCGCGGCGCCTGCACGACGAGCTGGCGGCGCTCTTCGAGAAGACCTTCGGTTTGAGCATCGTCCCGGAGAGCCCGTTCATGGCGGCGGTCGAGTGTGGCCTCACCGACGAGCAACTCCACGTTCTGCGTGGGGTGGAGGAGACCATCTTCTTCACTCAGAACGCCAAGAGGATCGGCGAATGA
- the pip gene encoding prolyl aminopeptidase: MSSAEQSAHAELGIPQSSARAHTRVAEVRRLATLVRLGYSPGVTERRTLYPEIEAYESGQLKVSDVHSLYYEQSGNPQGKPVVFLHGGPGGGSDPKQRRFFDPKHYRIVLFDQRGCGKSTPHACLEDNTTWDLVADIERLREHLGIEKWQVFGGSWGSTLALAYAEKHPERCTEIVLRGIFMLRPKELSWFYQEGTSRLFPDAWEKYLAPIPEEERGDLMRAYHKRLTSDDPKVRQEAARAWSVWEGSTSFLFVDPEHVAHTAEDDFSLAFARIECHYFVNAGFFDEPNQLLRDVDRIRDIPAVIVQGRYDVVCPMESAWELHRAWPEAELCIVADSGHSAFEAGITDQLVRATDRFRDA, encoded by the coding sequence ATGAGTTCTGCTGAGCAATCCGCGCACGCTGAGTTAGGCATACCGCAGAGCAGCGCTCGCGCACACACTCGCGTGGCCGAGGTGCGACGTCTGGCAACGCTGGTGCGCCTCGGGTATAGCCCCGGTGTGACTGAACGACGCACGCTGTACCCGGAAATCGAAGCCTACGAGAGCGGTCAGCTCAAGGTGAGTGACGTCCACTCGCTCTACTACGAGCAGTCGGGCAATCCTCAAGGCAAGCCGGTGGTCTTTCTCCACGGCGGCCCGGGCGGAGGCAGCGACCCGAAGCAGCGTCGCTTCTTCGATCCAAAACACTACCGCATCGTGCTCTTCGACCAGCGTGGCTGCGGCAAGAGCACGCCTCACGCGTGTTTGGAAGACAACACCACCTGGGATTTGGTGGCGGACATCGAGCGCCTGCGGGAGCACCTCGGGATCGAAAAGTGGCAGGTGTTCGGCGGCTCCTGGGGCAGCACGTTGGCTTTGGCTTACGCGGAGAAGCACCCGGAGCGCTGCACGGAGATCGTGCTGCGCGGGATCTTCATGCTGCGGCCGAAGGAACTCAGCTGGTTCTACCAGGAGGGCACGAGCCGCTTGTTCCCCGACGCGTGGGAAAAGTACCTGGCGCCGATCCCCGAGGAAGAGCGCGGGGACTTGATGCGCGCGTACCACAAGCGCCTCACCAGCGATGATCCGAAGGTGCGCCAAGAGGCGGCGCGCGCCTGGAGCGTGTGGGAAGGCTCGACCAGCTTCTTGTTCGTCGATCCCGAGCACGTGGCCCACACCGCGGAGGACGACTTCAGCCTCGCGTTCGCGCGCATCGAGTGCCACTACTTCGTGAACGCCGGCTTCTTTGACGAACCGAACCAGCTGCTCAGGGACGTCGATCGCATTCGTGATATCCCTGCGGTAATTGTGCAGGGGCGTTATGACGTCGTGTGCCCGATGGAGAGCGCGTGGGAGCTGCACCGCGCCTGGCCGGAGGCAGAGCTGTGTATCGTGGCGGACTCGGGGCACTCGGCGTTCGAGGCCGGCATCACGGATCAGCTGGTGAGGGCGACGGATCGCTTTCGCGACGCTTGA
- a CDS encoding ABC transporter ATP-binding protein, whose amino-acid sequence MTLAVETKSLTKIYPKGKVHALKALDLKVPQGCAFGLLGPNGAGKSTLVKTLLSIISPTSGHGWLLGTDISNKEARRNVGYLPEGHRFPNYLTGRGVCRYFGRLSGLEGAELEKEIDEKLELVGMKEWGDTKIVRYSKGMNQRVGLAQAMLGKPKLVILDEPTDGVDPVGRHQIREVILNLRKAGTTVLMNSHLLLEVEQICDQIAIMHHGKVLQQGSTDDIRNAVSVDEGTVTVAFECGEISDELDEKLDKLGEREKGVSGFDITLPDRDHIDKVVDLLRKNKVSIYAVKPRTANLEQAFIDVISAQEDQHVGGSR is encoded by the coding sequence ATGACGCTGGCCGTCGAAACCAAATCCCTCACGAAGATCTACCCTAAAGGCAAGGTCCATGCGCTCAAGGCGCTGGATCTCAAGGTACCGCAAGGTTGTGCGTTCGGGCTCCTGGGCCCCAACGGCGCCGGCAAGAGCACCTTGGTCAAAACCTTGCTCTCCATCATCTCGCCCACCAGCGGACACGGCTGGTTGCTCGGGACGGACATCTCCAACAAGGAGGCGCGACGCAATGTCGGCTACCTCCCTGAAGGTCACCGTTTCCCGAACTACCTGACCGGGCGCGGCGTGTGTCGCTACTTCGGTAGGCTCTCGGGCCTCGAAGGCGCCGAGCTAGAGAAGGAAATTGACGAGAAGCTCGAGCTCGTCGGCATGAAGGAGTGGGGGGACACGAAAATCGTCCGCTACTCCAAGGGCATGAACCAGCGCGTGGGCCTCGCCCAGGCGATGCTCGGCAAGCCGAAGCTCGTGATCTTGGATGAGCCGACGGACGGCGTTGACCCCGTGGGTCGCCACCAAATCCGCGAGGTTATTCTCAACCTGCGCAAAGCCGGCACCACGGTTTTGATGAACTCTCACCTGCTGCTCGAGGTCGAACAGATCTGCGATCAAATCGCGATCATGCACCACGGCAAGGTGCTCCAGCAGGGCAGCACCGACGACATCCGCAACGCGGTCAGCGTCGACGAAGGCACGGTCACCGTCGCCTTCGAGTGTGGCGAAATCTCCGATGAGCTGGACGAGAAGCTCGACAAGCTCGGCGAGCGAGAAAAGGGCGTCAGCGGGTTCGACATCACGCTGCCGGACCGCGATCACATCGACAAAGTCGTCGACCTGCTGCGTAAGAACAAGGTGAGCATCTATGCGGTCAAGCCCCGCACCGCGAACCTGGAACAGGCCTTCATCGACGTCATCAGCGCGCAAGAAGACCAGCACGTGGGAGGCAGCCGATGA
- a CDS encoding cytochrome b/b6 domain-containing protein: MKERWSNASVALHWLAAALIVGLATAGFVMTDLPADSSGRLLISRLHTLGGATLMLLTVARLVVRRRGPAVSPLPVSDLHRRGVGVIHALLYVVTFGIGATGFVTGARSAWPDYLRGQLAEAPALEALASREAHEALVFALLGLVLLHVGGVMLQQVRQGGVLRRMVPFLGAESPAREGGAR, encoded by the coding sequence ATGAAGGAACGTTGGTCCAACGCGAGCGTCGCGCTCCACTGGCTCGCTGCAGCACTCATCGTCGGACTGGCGACGGCGGGGTTCGTCATGACGGACCTTCCGGCTGACTCGAGCGGGCGGCTGCTCATCTCGCGGCTGCACACGCTCGGTGGGGCAACGCTGATGCTGCTCACGGTCGCGCGTCTCGTCGTCCGGCGCCGCGGGCCAGCGGTGAGCCCACTGCCCGTCTCGGACCTGCACCGCCGAGGTGTCGGCGTGATTCACGCGCTCCTCTACGTGGTGACCTTTGGCATCGGCGCCACTGGCTTCGTCACCGGGGCGCGAAGCGCGTGGCCGGACTACCTGCGAGGGCAGCTCGCGGAAGCCCCGGCGCTCGAGGCGCTCGCGTCGCGCGAGGCGCACGAGGCGCTCGTGTTCGCGCTGCTCGGCCTCGTGCTCCTCCACGTGGGTGGCGTGATGCTCCAGCAGGTTCGCCAAGGTGGAGTGCTCAGGCGGATGGTGCCGTTCCTGGGCGCTGAGTCGCCTGCTCGCGAGGGAGGTGCGCGGTGA
- a CDS encoding 3'-5' exonuclease produces MLLPPPLDPASAAAAPIIAHDAPRLARRAPKTTIAFVDLETTGLDPSRHDIIEIGIVRVDARTLEVLDEHEALVAPERLGEAQLDALAINGFTTAAWEHALPLREALLEVAPLLDGVLVAGHNVGFDWAFLEAGFGRAGLALPNVDYHRLDTASLAWPLVVTGELPSMSLDPLAKLLGLERPHLHRALADARCSLEVARRLVERMRAGGLVTGLPVDERQICDALLGRLAQGRRQYGPWRLDDGRDYPSEAYAEVLDGLHYTAAELVRRRRIEAGRRRRVYVCHPFANDPAGNIERVRAISQFLIDDGALPIAPHLYLPQLIDETNGREQALALCLELLATCDEVRVFGEIVTEGMERELREAKRLGIPARFVREVRA; encoded by the coding sequence ATGCTGCTCCCGCCGCCCCTCGACCCGGCGTCGGCAGCCGCCGCGCCCATCATCGCCCACGACGCTCCGCGCCTCGCACGCCGGGCACCGAAGACGACCATCGCCTTCGTCGACCTCGAGACCACCGGGCTCGATCCGTCGCGGCACGACATCATCGAGATCGGCATCGTCCGCGTCGACGCGCGCACGCTGGAGGTGCTGGACGAGCACGAGGCGCTCGTCGCACCCGAGCGTCTCGGAGAGGCGCAGCTCGACGCGCTGGCGATCAACGGCTTCACGACGGCGGCGTGGGAGCACGCGCTCCCGCTCCGCGAGGCGTTGCTCGAGGTGGCCCCGCTCCTCGACGGCGTTCTCGTCGCCGGCCACAACGTCGGCTTCGACTGGGCCTTTCTCGAGGCCGGCTTTGGACGTGCCGGGCTCGCGCTGCCGAACGTCGACTACCACCGGCTCGACACCGCGAGCCTCGCGTGGCCGCTGGTCGTCACCGGCGAGCTGCCCTCGATGTCGCTCGATCCGCTGGCGAAGCTGCTCGGGCTCGAGCGCCCGCACCTGCACCGTGCGCTCGCCGATGCCCGCTGCTCGCTCGAAGTCGCCCGACGCCTGGTGGAGCGCATGCGCGCGGGCGGCCTGGTTACCGGGCTCCCGGTGGATGAACGGCAGATCTGCGACGCGCTCCTCGGTCGTCTCGCGCAAGGTCGGCGTCAGTACGGGCCGTGGCGCCTCGATGACGGGCGCGACTACCCGAGCGAGGCCTACGCCGAGGTGCTCGACGGTCTGCACTACACGGCCGCCGAGCTGGTGCGCCGTCGTCGCATCGAGGCAGGTCGGCGTCGCCGCGTCTACGTCTGCCATCCGTTCGCGAACGACCCGGCCGGCAACATCGAGCGGGTCCGCGCGATCAGCCAGTTCCTCATCGACGACGGCGCGCTCCCCATCGCGCCGCACCTCTACCTGCCGCAGCTCATCGACGAGACGAACGGCCGCGAGCAGGCGCTGGCGCTCTGCCTCGAGCTGCTCGCCACCTGCGACGAGGTCCGCGTCTTCGGCGAGATCGTCACCGAGGGCATGGAGCGCGAGCTGCGCGAGGCGAAGCGGCTGGGCATCCCGGCTCGCTTCGTTCGGGAGGTGCGGGCATGA
- a CDS encoding efflux RND transporter periplasmic adaptor subunit, whose amino-acid sequence MSAAASTVFRRALGLVRRGLWGVVLVAVVLLVAWFRVWSPVRVEVARLDRGTITQEAFGRGTIESQREAAVGFDLVGRLSDVLVDEGARVTLGQELARLETNQAQADLRSAQTGISAARASLQRLAAEEERARALLATAEREATRTQALADAGAVPGQQRDEASDRLRVARAELDRVLAQRSEATRGIDVATGGAEQRRVAMVRATLLAPFDGLVTRRLREPGDTVTIGSTVLRIVDTNRVYVNAAVDETMLPLLAVDQRAAIFFPGTDASLTGRVTRISWEADRQTHELLVEVTPERLERRVAIGQRADVRVEVGRREHVLRVPIRMVQHDDTGAFVYADRDGRIALVRPRFGLTGSDQVEVLDGLAEGDAVLSAPGVVATLPLGRRWVAP is encoded by the coding sequence ATGTCCGCGGCTGCTTCGACCGTCTTCCGTCGAGCGCTCGGCCTCGTACGGCGCGGCCTATGGGGCGTCGTACTTGTCGCGGTCGTGTTACTCGTCGCGTGGTTCCGGGTCTGGTCGCCGGTCCGCGTGGAGGTCGCTCGCCTCGACCGCGGCACCATCACGCAGGAAGCGTTCGGACGCGGAACCATCGAGAGCCAGCGCGAAGCTGCCGTGGGGTTCGACCTGGTGGGACGGCTCAGCGACGTTCTGGTCGATGAAGGCGCGCGCGTCACCCTTGGCCAGGAGCTCGCTCGCCTTGAGACAAACCAGGCCCAAGCGGACCTTCGCTCTGCCCAGACGGGCATCAGCGCAGCACGCGCCTCATTGCAGCGACTTGCCGCGGAGGAAGAGCGCGCGCGGGCGCTCCTCGCAACTGCCGAGCGCGAAGCGACAAGGACGCAGGCACTCGCTGACGCTGGGGCAGTTCCTGGTCAGCAGCGCGATGAGGCGAGCGATCGCCTGCGTGTGGCGCGCGCGGAGCTCGATCGCGTCCTGGCCCAACGTTCCGAGGCGACTCGTGGCATCGACGTCGCGACGGGCGGTGCAGAGCAGCGGCGCGTCGCCATGGTACGAGCCACGCTACTGGCGCCCTTTGATGGCCTCGTGACACGCAGGCTGCGCGAACCAGGTGACACGGTCACCATCGGCTCGACGGTGCTGCGCATCGTCGACACGAACCGGGTGTACGTCAACGCCGCGGTGGACGAGACGATGCTTCCGCTGCTCGCGGTGGACCAAAGAGCTGCCATCTTCTTTCCGGGCACGGATGCGTCATTGACGGGCCGCGTGACGAGGATCTCCTGGGAAGCGGACCGCCAGACCCACGAGTTGCTCGTCGAGGTCACGCCTGAACGACTTGAGCGGCGTGTTGCCATCGGCCAGCGCGCCGATGTGCGTGTCGAGGTCGGGCGTCGAGAGCATGTGCTTCGAGTTCCGATCCGCATGGTCCAGCACGACGATACGGGAGCCTTCGTCTACGCCGACCGCGATGGCAGGATTGCTCTGGTCCGGCCGAGGTTCGGCCTCACGGGAAGCGACCAAGTGGAGGTGCTGGACGGACTCGCGGAGGGGGACGCGGTCCTGTCGGCGCCGGGCGTGGTCGCGACGCTCCCGCTCGGGCGGCGCTGGGTGGCACCATGA
- a CDS encoding ABC transporter ATP-binding protein: MEDAVRAVDLSKTYGVGSAAVKALDHVSLTIARGTVAALLGPSGSGKSTLIKALGFVSPADAGEVFFEGRLVVKDGVPLADLAYLRRRHLGFVFQKANLTSFLTARENVEIACEFGGKSDGRKRARELLDYLDVAGREHSYPEMLSGGEQQRVAIARALANEPSLILADEPTAALDSVRSRSVMELFRRVAHDRGAAVLVVTHDHRALEVFDVLYEMEDGRIRPHRNERSSVSASQ; the protein is encoded by the coding sequence ATGGAAGACGCAGTGCGCGCCGTGGACCTGAGCAAGACATACGGAGTGGGTTCGGCCGCGGTGAAGGCGCTGGACCATGTCAGCCTCACGATCGCGCGCGGTACGGTCGCCGCGTTGCTCGGTCCCAGCGGCTCTGGCAAGTCCACGCTCATCAAGGCGCTCGGCTTCGTCTCGCCTGCCGATGCTGGTGAAGTGTTCTTTGAGGGGCGCCTCGTCGTGAAGGACGGCGTGCCGCTGGCAGATCTTGCCTACCTGCGCAGGCGGCACCTCGGCTTCGTGTTCCAGAAGGCGAACCTGACGTCGTTTCTCACGGCGCGGGAGAACGTCGAGATCGCTTGCGAGTTCGGAGGCAAGAGCGACGGCAGGAAGCGCGCTCGCGAGCTGCTGGACTACCTTGACGTCGCGGGCCGTGAGCATTCCTATCCCGAGATGCTGAGCGGCGGCGAGCAGCAACGCGTGGCCATCGCCAGAGCGTTGGCCAACGAGCCTTCGCTGATCCTCGCGGACGAACCGACGGCCGCGCTCGACAGCGTTCGCAGTCGAAGCGTCATGGAGCTCTTCCGAAGGGTCGCGCACGACCGCGGGGCTGCGGTATTGGTGGTCACTCATGACCACCGCGCGCTCGAGGTCTTCGACGTCCTGTACGAGATGGAGGACGGGCGGATCCGGCCTCATCGAAACGAGCGCTCAAGTGTGTCAGCGTCGCAGTGA
- a CDS encoding ABC transporter permease has product MNLALRDVRRHLARFVGTAAGLGLLLSVVVAMQGIYAGMVDDATILTRAMHADLWLVQRDTRGPFAEGSRLDPSVEARAAAVPGVRTARPYTYQLIQREHRGAVMRIALVGLGWPDDPGRSLPLVRGRRLQQPHGEMIVDASLGLGIGEKLMLAGEHYRVVGLTRNALTSGGDSVAFMTVSDAELVAFDQPPEAAVLERQRVVERLRRTDLGRGQPALEDLATDPRWRAPALASPPVAAVLVEADPHRLAEVREVMRSWGDVSVYSQSEEEALLLGGVVQRARMQIGLFTAILTLTAAVIVMMVMYNLTLEKTHDLAVLKLMGAPKPRLLGLVLQQAWLLGALGYAVAFALGEIVFPMFPRRVLITETISMVAPIATMAIVTLASILGLTHVMRIDPSRALEG; this is encoded by the coding sequence ATGAACTTGGCGCTGCGGGACGTTCGTAGGCATCTGGCCCGGTTCGTGGGTACCGCTGCGGGGCTCGGGCTTCTCCTGAGCGTCGTCGTGGCGATGCAGGGCATCTACGCGGGGATGGTCGATGACGCCACCATCCTCACCCGCGCAATGCATGCCGATCTCTGGCTCGTTCAGCGCGACACGCGCGGTCCGTTCGCGGAAGGATCTCGGCTCGACCCGAGCGTCGAAGCGCGTGCGGCCGCGGTGCCTGGTGTTCGCACCGCGCGTCCGTACACGTATCAGCTCATTCAGCGAGAGCACCGCGGCGCTGTGATGCGCATCGCGCTCGTTGGCCTCGGCTGGCCCGACGACCCCGGGCGCTCGTTGCCGCTCGTGCGGGGGCGACGTCTGCAGCAACCACATGGAGAGATGATCGTCGACGCCTCGCTCGGGCTTGGCATCGGCGAGAAGCTGATGCTCGCGGGCGAGCACTATCGCGTGGTGGGGCTTACGAGGAACGCGCTCACCTCCGGTGGCGACTCCGTCGCCTTCATGACCGTGAGCGACGCCGAACTCGTCGCGTTCGACCAGCCACCTGAGGCTGCTGTGCTCGAACGTCAGCGCGTCGTGGAGCGCCTGCGCCGCACCGACCTCGGCCGTGGGCAGCCCGCGCTCGAGGACCTCGCGACCGACCCCCGCTGGCGCGCACCTGCGCTCGCATCGCCCCCGGTAGCCGCCGTGCTCGTCGAGGCGGACCCGCACCGACTTGCCGAAGTGCGAGAGGTCATGCGGAGCTGGGGCGACGTCAGCGTCTACTCGCAGAGCGAAGAGGAAGCGCTCCTCCTCGGTGGCGTCGTCCAGCGGGCCCGAATGCAGATCGGGCTCTTCACCGCGATCCTCACGCTCACGGCTGCAGTGATCGTCATGATGGTCATGTACAACCTTACGCTCGAAAAGACGCACGATCTCGCGGTTCTAAAGCTCATGGGTGCGCCGAAACCGCGCCTCCTTGGCCTCGTGCTGCAGCAAGCCTGGCTCCTCGGTGCGTTGGGCTATGCCGTCGCTTTCGCGCTTGGGGAGATCGTCTTCCCCATGTTCCCTCGGCGGGTTCTCATCACCGAGACCATCTCCATGGTGGCTCCGATTGCCACGATGGCGATCGTCACGCTCGCGAGCATCCTCGGACTCACTCATGTCATGCGCATCGACCCGTCGCGCGCGCTGGAGGGCTGA
- a CDS encoding PD-(D/E)XK nuclease family protein gives MTNVAPFKNQHLSYSRLSRFETCPLSYRLHYIEKKQAEPGLPLRFGKTIHAVLERLIKEVVDDERTGPLSEERAIELYREAWGAERLTGMDVFAEGLAILRRFIAEQGVVDHRDVLAIEKEFRLPVGPFEVLGFIDRVDWIDDETVEVIDYKTNHQLFTRDEVDTSLQMSLYEVAVRRLWPWAKKVKLTFWMLRHGVRQETTRTEEQLADALAYVETLGRQTETATEYPARLNTNCSYCDHRKQCPAYADALKGKREFIVEDLADLEGVAREREEVARLAKALYARKEELEDILKAQLKERDELVLGGVRYRMFATTSLDYPLEPTLSLLADATGLSRDEVLGKLGAIDKKALDALLKSLGKKLDKPRVSLLKAELEAHADKRMSPRLWAKEVA, from the coding sequence ATGACCAACGTCGCCCCGTTCAAGAACCAGCATCTCAGCTACAGCAGGCTCTCGAGGTTCGAGACCTGCCCGCTCTCGTACCGCCTCCACTACATCGAGAAGAAGCAGGCCGAGCCAGGGCTGCCGCTCCGGTTCGGCAAGACCATCCACGCCGTCCTCGAGCGCCTCATCAAGGAGGTCGTCGACGACGAGCGCACGGGCCCGCTCTCCGAGGAGCGCGCCATCGAGCTCTATCGCGAGGCGTGGGGCGCCGAGCGGCTCACCGGCATGGACGTCTTCGCCGAGGGGCTCGCCATCCTCCGGCGCTTCATCGCCGAGCAGGGCGTCGTCGACCACCGCGACGTCCTCGCCATCGAGAAGGAGTTCCGGCTGCCGGTCGGGCCCTTCGAGGTCCTGGGCTTCATCGATCGCGTCGACTGGATCGACGACGAGACCGTCGAGGTCATCGACTACAAGACCAACCACCAGCTCTTCACCCGCGACGAGGTCGACACCTCGCTGCAGATGAGCCTCTACGAGGTGGCGGTGCGCCGCCTCTGGCCGTGGGCGAAGAAGGTGAAGCTGACCTTCTGGATGCTGCGCCACGGCGTCCGGCAGGAGACGACGCGCACCGAGGAGCAGCTCGCCGACGCGCTCGCCTACGTCGAGACGCTCGGGCGGCAGACGGAGACCGCGACGGAGTACCCGGCGCGCCTCAACACCAACTGCTCCTACTGCGACCACCGCAAGCAGTGCCCGGCCTACGCCGACGCCCTCAAGGGCAAGCGCGAGTTCATCGTCGAAGACCTCGCCGATCTCGAAGGCGTCGCCCGCGAGCGCGAGGAGGTCGCTCGCCTCGCGAAGGCGCTCTACGCGCGCAAGGAGGAGCTGGAGGACATCCTCAAGGCGCAGCTCAAGGAGCGCGACGAGCTGGTGCTCGGCGGCGTCCGCTACCGGATGTTCGCGACCACGAGCCTCGACTACCCGCTGGAGCCGACGCTCTCGTTGCTCGCGGACGCGACGGGCCTCTCGCGCGACGAGGTGCTCGGGAAGCTCGGCGCCATCGACAAGAAGGCCCTCGACGCGCTCCTCAAGTCGCTGGGCAAGAAGCTCGACAAGCCGCGCGTCTCGCTGCTGAAGGCCGAGCTCGAAGCGCACGCGGACAAGCGCATGTCCCCGCGCCTGTGGGCGAAGGAGGTGGCGTGA
- a CDS encoding ABC transporter permease subunit — translation MNAFMAIVGDTWRQSKQQIVFFILAGLLLLTGIGFIAGFKVKTNDADEKVLGFPFGGDKAQLSLDLLWDAQYRELIHQELGHDKVLKEKSEAYDATKARFEALARNPSANQDDIQKANDDLTEQRKDLKALQQKQSEEAQEVVENRTKNLNRLDKGVEMWLHWAVEFLFKFSMWIFIAGCAGYFPNMLSAGAVDILVSKPVTRAQLFFGKFLGGLVLYAALITAVYFVVFLGVGIRTGVWHLRFFAGIPTTIFAAALLYSIVGWIGVFTRSTAFAIITGYLFYFIIDTFVGWTQKLGDVFALEEGFNTLKSISDFAKIAFPGFDRLEDAAAATVMNVPIWEFQPFLVASLWMAICLGTAYWRFQKLDF, via the coding sequence ATGAACGCTTTCATGGCCATCGTTGGCGACACCTGGCGCCAGAGCAAGCAGCAGATCGTCTTCTTCATCCTGGCTGGTCTGTTGCTGCTCACCGGCATCGGCTTCATCGCCGGCTTCAAGGTCAAGACCAACGACGCTGACGAGAAGGTCCTCGGGTTCCCATTTGGTGGAGACAAGGCGCAGCTCAGCCTCGACTTGCTGTGGGACGCTCAGTACCGCGAACTCATCCATCAGGAGCTCGGGCACGACAAGGTGCTCAAGGAGAAGAGCGAAGCCTACGACGCCACCAAGGCGCGCTTCGAAGCCCTCGCGCGGAACCCCAGCGCAAACCAAGACGACATCCAGAAGGCGAACGACGACCTGACGGAGCAGCGCAAGGACCTCAAGGCACTGCAGCAAAAGCAGTCCGAGGAAGCTCAGGAGGTCGTCGAGAACCGCACGAAGAACCTGAACCGCTTGGATAAAGGCGTGGAGATGTGGCTCCACTGGGCGGTGGAGTTCCTGTTCAAGTTCTCCATGTGGATATTCATTGCCGGCTGCGCGGGGTACTTCCCCAATATGCTGTCGGCTGGCGCCGTAGACATCCTCGTCTCGAAGCCGGTCACTCGCGCTCAGCTGTTCTTTGGCAAGTTCCTCGGCGGCCTGGTGCTGTATGCGGCGCTGATCACCGCGGTTTACTTCGTGGTGTTCCTCGGCGTGGGGATCCGCACCGGCGTATGGCACCTGCGCTTCTTCGCCGGCATTCCCACCACGATCTTCGCGGCAGCGTTGCTCTACTCCATCGTCGGCTGGATCGGCGTCTTCACCCGGAGCACCGCGTTCGCCATCATCACCGGTTACCTCTTCTACTTCATCATCGACACGTTCGTCGGCTGGACCCAGAAGCTTGGGGACGTGTTCGCGTTGGAGGAGGGCTTCAACACCCTGAAGAGCATCAGCGATTTCGCCAAGATCGCCTTCCCCGGCTTCGACCGCTTGGAAGACGCAGCCGCAGCAACGGTAATGAACGTGCCGATTTGGGAGTTCCAGCCGTTCCTCGTCGCTTCGTTGTGGATGGCGATCTGTCTCGGCACCGCCTACTGGCGCTTCCAGAAGCTCGACTTCTAG